One Hyperolius riggenbachi isolate aHypRig1 chromosome 12, aHypRig1.pri, whole genome shotgun sequence genomic window, tggtctttcacatggaattccaataaaattgatgcatgcttgtggcagtaatgtaacaaaatgtggaaaatttcaagggcgaaaacgtgtgtgtgcgtgtgtgtgtgtgtatacactgtaTTTTCCGtcatataagatgctccggaatataagacacacttaagtttagagggcaaaaaccagggggaaaaaccctaagctagctaacgggtagatttattttaggtaaccctccaggacaggtatactacgagatctgacccctcccaggaaacaggaaacatccaataGATCTCTCTATAAGTATCAACCCACCGCAGGTGTCCGGCAGTATGTATCCAAGAAACCCTGAACACGGTCTACACACCAGATTACCTATATTATACACTGAACTCTGTTAACAATACATATTCCACAATATATTTatagtaaatacatttattttaccagGGCGGGTTCgtaacctgtcctggagggttacctaaaataaatctacccgttagctagcttagggttttcccagtaaccctccaggacaggtatactacgAGATGATGAGCGAGAAACAATAACATCACCAACCTTAGGGCGGGCTGACCGCATGCAGGATCTTTCTTCCAAATTCCTGATCTTTTGCCGTCATCCGATCCAGTTTGTAGTGGCGCATGAACGTGTTGATGTTCTTCCATGTCGCCGCTTTGCATATCTCTACTGGAGACACCCCTGCTCTGAAAGCCCCGGTCGCTGCAGTTGCCCTAGTAGAATGAGCCTTTACCTCACCCGGCACTTCTAAATTGCTGACCTTATATGCTTCCATAATACATAAATTAATCCATCTAGCTATCGTCTTTTCTGAAGCTTTCTGCCCAGCCATCTTACCGGAAAAATTAATAAACAAACTATCTGACTTCCTGATATCTTTTACTTTATTGAGATACTCTATCAGACACTTCCTTACATCCAACGTACTCCACGTCCTTTCTTTCTCATTTATCGGATTatcataaaaagagggaagtatgATCTCCTGGCATCTATGAAATCTGTCCCCAACTTTTGGCAAAAACTCCTCACTGGTTCTGAGAATAATTCTGTCATCATATATTATACAGAAGGGTTCTTTACATGATAATGCCTCTAACTCGCTAATACGTCTTGCTGAAGTTATGGCTATCAAAAAAAACGTCTTTAGTGTTAGGAACCTCAAATCTAAGTCTTCTGTTGGCACAAAAGGGGACACTGTTAATGCCTTCAAAACCGTCGATAAATCCCACTTTGGATAAGGCTTCACTCGAACCGGCCTTTTACGGTCCACCGACTTCAAAAAACGAATAACTAACGGATCCTCCGCTAATCGCTTGTCTAAAAAAACCGATAACGCTGATATTTGGACCCTAATAGTACTTAGGGCCAACCCACTATCAACTCCATTTTGTAAAAACTCCAGAATTGTGCCAATTTCAGATGACTCAAACTTAGATTCCTGTAACCACAGATTATAAGTTTTCCAGTATTTATTGTAAATCTTACGAGTATTCAATTTGCGACTATTCAAAAGGGTTTCAATCACCCTGTTTGACAGTCCTTTCCCTCTGAGGATAACCCTCTCACTAACCAAGCCGTTAGCCTCCACTTTGCTAGGTGAACTACTTCCTCCCCCTGTACTGTGATTAATCTGTTTGACATGGGTAATCGTATTGGACCGGCTATCCTCATCCTCAACATTAGTGGATACCATGACCTTTTGTCCCAATCGGGTGCAATCAATATAACTGTTGCGTCTGACCTCCATATTTTCCTGAGAACCAGGGGTAATATGTTCAGAGGTGGAAATGCATATGCCAGTGTGAATTCCCACCTCTGGGCCAGCGCGTCTACTGCTACTGGATGGTCCGCTGCATTCAGAGAGAAGAACTGTTTGCATCTCGCATTCTCCCTGTTTGCAAACAAATCTATTTGAGGTACTCCCCACATTTCGACTAGCcatctgaacacctctatatTCAAGGTCCATTCTGTATTTGATGTCTGTGTGCGACTCAGAAAATCCGCCTGACTGTTCAATGACCCCTTTAGATGCACTGCTGTCAGGGACTTTAGACTGCCTTCTGCCAATGTCAGAATTTCTAATGTCAATTCTAGTAACTTGAACGACTTCGTCCCCCCTTGTCTGTTTACATAAGCAACCACCGTTGCGTTGTCTGTTCTTAATTGCACGTGTCTGTTTTTTAACAAATGCATTGCTGCCACTAGAGCTAACTTCACTGCCATCAACTCTCTGTAGTTTGAGGACTGAGTTCTCAAACAGTGATCCCAAAGACCTTGTACCTCGAACGCCTGCACGTGTGCTCCCCAACCTGACAAGCTTGCGTCCGTTGTCAATACTATTTCGGTTGGAAActgccaaagccttccctctgatAGAATTTGACCTTTCCCCCACCACAGTAGGGACACTTTTACCTTCTCTGGTATCTTTACCATGCGATCTAGCGTCTGAACTGTTTTTCCCCAGTTCTTTAATATCCACATCTGCAGAATTCTTGTGTGGAGCATTGCCCATTGTATTGCTGGTGCTGATGAAGTCAATAGACCCAGCAAGCTCATTGCTTCCCGGATAGATATCACTGAGAGGGACCTGAATCTTTCTGTTTGTTGTAtcaattttatcactttttgttcGGGCAAAAAAATTTTCTGTTCCACCGAATTTATTGagaaccccaggaactgaattatCTGTGCAGGCTCCATCTGTGATTTTTCTGTACTGATCACCCATCCTGCTTTCTGTAACTCTGTTATCACAATCTCTCTGTGACTTACCAGATCGTGAATTGAATCTGCTTGAACCAATAGATCGTCCAGGTACGGGATTAACATGATCCCCCTCCTGTGAAGCTCTGCCACGATCTCCGCCATCACCTTCGTAAAAATACGAGGTGCTGACTTTATCCCAAATGGGAGGCAACGGAACTGGTAGTGTTGAACACCGTTGCTGCTTCTCACGGCAAATCTCAGAAACGCCTGCGATCTTTCCTCGATCGGCACATGCCAGTATGCGTCTTTTAGATCGATACTTATCATGTAACCGCCTGGAAGAAGAAGATTCCGTACTGAATAGATTGATTCCATTCTGAATTTGGCATGCTTTATAAATGGATTTATTGGTTTGAGATTCAAAATCATTCGCAGTTTCCCTGTCGGCTTCCTGACCATAAAGATTTTTGAATAAAATCCTCTTTTTTCTTCGCCTATCGGGACAATTGTTAGCACCTGTCTTTGTAGCATCTCTTGCAACGTCTGCTCGAGATCTCTTGAATTTTCTATAATTTTTTCTGGCTTTGTCACTACATAACGTTTCGGAGGCCTCTCCTGAAACACTATGTGATATCCGTTCTCGATCAGATTTATTATAAAGGGACTTGTCGCGATCTTTTTCCAGTATGAGAGGAATCTTCCCAGTCTTCCTCCCACCTGACTTTCGTTGTCACTTACGTTTGGGCTGAGCATCCGTGCCTCTGAACAAGGCGTTCGGCTTACTCTGAACTTTGTTAAATGACCACTGCTTACGTCTATTCTGTTGACCTGGCTTAAACTGATCTGGTGGACGAAAAAATTTCTTTgttggttgaaccccctttttctttgGAAAAGATTTCTTTCTATTAGCCGTGCGCTCAAGAATTTGATCTAATTCGGGCCCAAATAATAAATCCCCCGAGAACGGAATTGTGCATACTTTGCTTTTGGATATATTACTACCTTCCCACGTTTTAATCCAAAGGTTTCGTCTGGCCACGTTAGCTAATGCTGCGGCCCTGGCGGTTAGTCGGATTGACTCCGACGCCGCATCTATTATAAAGTGGATTGCCTTGAACCTAACCATGAAATGAATtcaaaatcaattctttacttGAACCAATCTTGATGTGCCTTTCAACCTGCCGCATCCACAGATTTAACGTACGGGCCACCACCGTTGTAGCTGCTGCAGGCCGAAAATTTGAACCAATCGCCgtccaggttttctttaatgcgaATTCTGCTTTCTTATCTGATGGCTCCTTGAGATTACCTacatcctcaaaggccaactcatTTTCACGATTCACCTGAGAGAATGCTGCATCCAATCTGGGACATTTGTCCCAATGTTTGCTGTCTTCCTCTGCAAAGGGGAATCTACGCTTAAATCCCCGGGacaaaaacacttttctgtccGGATTTTTCCACTGACTATTAATCAAACGTTTAGTTGATTTGTGTACCGGGAATACTAAAGGTTGTTCGCCTTCCATCCCTGCATATAATTCATCGCCTCTTCCTCAGAATCAGAAAGATCCTCAAACTCAAGATCCTCTGGCTCTGAATCCGACAAAACCTGTCTATTAGTTTTAGATAGTGCTTTCTTATGTACATTACCTCGCTCGGCAGTATCCCCCTCAACAGGCATATCCCCACCCTCTGGAGGTCCTGAGGGAACCCCTGCTGGTGTAGTGTTAGTAGATTCTACCCCAACCGAGCCCGAGGCATTATCAGGTACAATATTAGCAACTGTTGCTGGCGTCACCGAAACCGCCATTGCATCTCTAAATACTTTGATAGATTCTGCCATTTCGTTTCTCATTGCACTCATTAGATACTTATATGATGTAGCTGACTCCTGATTAAGTATTGTTATAGTACAAGCTTGACATAAAGTTTTGCCCCAGCCATGTGCTAGTTTAACATTACATGTTGGGCACCGCTTTGACCTGGGCTTATCAGCTGTATTGCTCTGTAAAAGATAAAACAGAAACAAACCATGCCCCTgtcaacaaacaaaacaaacactgaGGACAGATGTAACAAAATATGCACAAATATCTCAGTACAAAACAGCTAAGGCTAGCTGTCAACCATAAGAGAACCACCGTTCATCTCACCGCTCCTGCGTCTTAAGTGGCTTCTCCCTCAGGTTTGTCCGCCCTGGGGTCCCTCTTAGCCTCCTGCTTGGACTCCCCGGCATCCTGAGGAGCGTCCATCTCTCACTCTGCTTTCCAATTAGTGAGAGAGGACGCCAGGCTGCTGCGACTCTTCTGTGCTggcgggcggaagtgacgtcattacgGAAACCGGAAACGTCCGTTCCGCCATTTTGGAAGAGGGAACCCAATGCGCACGGCCTCCTGCTCACCGCTCTGTTCCCACACGCCCACTTCTCAGCCAGTCGCCTCCGCGAACAGCGTCTTCGCCGCAGCCATCTCTTCCCCACACTCCGATATCCTGCGGCATGAAGAGGTAAGCCGCCTGGCAACCATCCACCTTGCGACCACTGTGCATTTCCTCCAGGCAGCATGCCGTTACTAGCCCctagccacccaggctctccaGGACTCCGGCATACAATAGAGAGACCTGTTCCAGGGAACAGGAAACACCCATACTGCCGGACACCTGCGGTGGGTTGATACTTATAGAGAGATCtattggatgtttcctgtttcctgggaggggtcagatctcgtagtatacctgtcctggagggttactgggaaaaagacaactttacttacggtaacgtcttttccggtagtcaggaggacagcacccctggatgagacttgtctccctccccaccgtggacaggaactgcaaaagaacaaATGTGCATAAGCAACAGGCAGCCTGCTATATAAGCCACTTACTTTGCTGCTATACCTCAGTTAATATAAAAGATAATACGGACACTAAAATGCTTATACAAACCTCTGACGCTCCACCCAAAAAGGGCgggttgtaggggtgctgtcctcctgactaccggaaaagacgttaccgtaagtaaagttgtctttcccggatcgtcactcggacagcacccctggatgagacgatatactaGAGATCAGGTTTAGGGCGGGACCACTGCTTGCAGAACCTTCCTTCCAAAGGATAAATCTGTGCTTGCAGATACATTGAGTCGATAATGTTTTACAAAGGTGTTATGACTCGACCATGTTGCAGCTCTGCATATCTGCTCAAtggaggcccctgccctctctgcccatgaagtAGAAATGCCTCTCGTAGAATGAGCTCTGACCGAGGATGTTAATGTCTTCCCCTGCACCTGGTATGCTGCTACAATTGCCTGTTTGATCCAGCGCGCTAAGGTTGTCTTGGAAGCTCTATTTCCTTTTGTCTTCCCAGCAAATAGGACAAACATTGCGTCTGACTTTCTCCAAGAATTAGACCTTTCCAAATACTGTAATAGACTCCTTCTTACATCCAGTAGATGTAGTCTCTTCTCTTTATCATTTGTTGGATTTTCACAAAATGATgggatatatatttcttggttcCTGTGGAAAGAAGAAACAACTTTCGGTAGAAATGCTGCGTCTGGACGTAATGTTACTCTATCCTCTGAAATAACACAGTACGGCTGTTTTATGGATAGCGCTTGTAACTCTCCTATCCTTCTTGCTGTAGTAATAGCTATAAGAAATATGGTTTTTAATGTCAGGAATTTGTCCGATACCTGAGATAAAGGTTCAAATGGAGACTCACATAATCCCTGTAATACCACATTAAGATCCCAAGCAGGTATTCTTGATCTTACAGATGGCTTTAGTCTCTTTAACGCCTGAAAAAAACGGATAATATAGTCTTCCTGTGCTAATTTTCTTTCCAGAAACACACTTAATGCTGAAACCTGAACCTTCAGAGTACTAATACTGAGGCCCTTCTTATAGCCACACTGTAAGAATTCCAAAACTGATCTAAGTGATTTATTGTTGAAAGATCTGTTAGTGCACCAGTCATTAAAGACTCTCCATGCCTTCTGGTAAATTACTCTAGTTACCTTCTTTCTACTATTGAGCAATGTCTCTGCAAGACCATCTGAGAACCCCTTGGATTTCAGTATTACCCACTCAGGTTCCAGGCTGATAGGTGAAGTAGACTCAGATCTGGATGCAACACTGGGCCCTGCGATAACAAGTCCTGCATCAGCGGTAGGACTATTGGCTCTGATATCGCTAGAGATTGAAGTAATGTGAACCAAGGACGTTTGGGCCACAATGGGGCAATCAATATGACCCTTGCTTTGTCCTGAATGATCTTCTTCAATACTCTTGAAAGTAATGGAATTGGCGGAAAGGCATACATCATCATGTTGCCCCAACTTATCGAGAACGCATCCACTGCCCAAGGAGAATCCTCCTGATACAGGGCACAAAATCTTTGacattttgagttatttttcctgGCGAATAGATCCAGTTCTGGACATCCCCATTGAGAACTTATCATCTGAAAAGCCCTTGGGTTGAGTGACCATTCGTTCTGGTCTAACTTCTCCCTGCTTAGATAATCCGCCACCTGGTTTGATGTCCCCTTTAGATGACGTGCCTGTAACGATCTGACATTGTTCTCTGACCAAAACATAATTTTTGATGTTTGCTTCCATAACATCTGACTCTTCGTGCCTCCCTGTCTGTTTAAAAAGGCTACTACCGCTCTGTTGTCGGATTTTATCATCACATGCGTTCCTTTGATCTGATCCCTGAAGTGTAACAGTGCCCTCCATACTGCTTCTAGCTCTCTGCTGTTCGATGACCTTGAGCTCATCTGTACAGACCATTGTCCCTGAGCCGGAAGAGCATCCAAATGTGCTCCCCAACCCCATAAACTGGCATCTGTTGTGATTATGCTTTGATCTGGGTACTTCCATAACCGGCCTGTCGAAAGATGAACTCGATGCTGCCACCAAAGCAGGGATACTTTTATGTTGTGAGGGATAGGGATCCTCTTGTCCAATACCGTAAGGCTCCTGTTCCATGATCTGAGTATCCATAACTGCAGAACCCTTGCGTGGAATTGTCCCCACTGTACTGCGGGAAATGAGGCTGTTAGAAGCCCGAGTATTGCCATTGCTCTTCTCAGTGATATTGTCTTTGCATTCTGAAAGGAAAAAATAGCGTTTAGAATTGCAGTAATTTTTCTATCAGGCATGAAGATCTTCTCTTTCCTAGTATCAATGTTAAAACCTAGAAATTCTATGACCTGGGATGGAACTAAGGAAGACTTCTCCCAATTAATGAGCCAACCCAACTGCTGAAGATAATC contains:
- the LOC137540799 gene encoding uncharacterized protein, whose product is MAASVYKSVAAKDCIRGIPDRIQSASPSEVLHYSPTTRPNKVSGITERGPIPTRQGGNKICPKLSERKRVLFYSISGKKAAGILPVHSEPEELKSKCKIQKVQDGQYKICDSSLAEKRFSCLPRSQGCIPSPTHPSVISTVSKICSPHGGRECKDNITEKSNGNTRASNSLISRSTVGTIPRKGSAVMDTQIMEQEPYGIGQEDPYPSQHKSIPALVAASSSSFDRPVMEVPRSKHNHNRCQFMGLGSTFGCSSGSGTMVCTDELKVIEQQRARSSMEGTVTLQGSDQRNACDDKIRQQSGSSLFKQTGRHEESDVMEANIKNYVLVREQCQIVTGTSSKGDIKPGGGLSKQGEVRPERMVTQPKGFSDDKFSMGMSRTGSIRQEK